In one Burkholderiales bacterium GJ-E10 genomic region, the following are encoded:
- a CDS encoding UDP-N-acetylmuramate--L-alanine ligase — protein MKHVIHHIHFVGVGGSGMSGIAEVLRNLGYIVSGSDANPGAVTRRLESLGVRICTGHAAENIAGADVVVISSAIRNDNPEVAAARAHRIPVVPRAEMLAELMRLKQGIAIAGTHGKTTTTSLVASVLAAGGLDPTFVIGGRLNSAGANARLGSGEYIVVEADESDASFLHLSPVISVVTNIDNDHMETYGHDMARLRQAFLEFLARLPFYGRAVLCLDDPRVREILPLVSKPVVGYGMAEDAQVRALDVRADGVGMRFTLRREQGNDLAVRLNLPGEHNVRNALAAIAVAQEIGVADEHILEALDAFKGVGRRFARLGEIPIAGGSFTLIDDYGHHPVEMAATLRAARGAFPDRRIVLVFQPHRYTRTRDCFEDFVAVLSQADALVLTEVYPAGEAPLVAADGRSLARALRLGGRIEPIFVEDVEALPQAIRDAARPGDVVIMMGAGSIGAVAQKLGSGA, from the coding sequence ATGAAACACGTCATCCATCACATTCATTTCGTCGGTGTCGGCGGTTCCGGCATGAGCGGCATCGCGGAGGTGCTCCGCAACCTCGGCTACATCGTGAGTGGCTCCGACGCCAACCCCGGCGCGGTGACGCGGCGCCTCGAATCGCTCGGCGTGCGGATCTGCACCGGCCATGCCGCGGAAAACATCGCCGGCGCCGACGTCGTGGTCATCTCGTCGGCGATCCGCAACGACAACCCGGAGGTGGCCGCCGCGCGTGCGCACCGCATCCCGGTGGTGCCGCGGGCGGAGATGCTGGCGGAACTGATGCGCCTGAAGCAGGGCATCGCAATCGCCGGAACCCACGGCAAGACCACCACCACGAGCCTGGTGGCCAGCGTGCTCGCCGCAGGCGGTCTCGACCCGACGTTCGTGATCGGCGGCCGGCTCAATTCTGCCGGCGCCAATGCGCGCCTGGGTTCGGGTGAGTACATCGTCGTCGAGGCGGACGAGTCCGACGCGAGCTTTCTGCACCTGTCTCCGGTGATCTCCGTCGTGACCAACATCGACAACGATCACATGGAAACCTATGGCCACGACATGGCCCGCCTGCGCCAGGCGTTCCTGGAGTTCCTGGCCCGCCTGCCGTTCTACGGACGCGCGGTGCTGTGCTTGGACGATCCGCGCGTGCGCGAGATCCTGCCGCTGGTTTCCAAGCCCGTCGTGGGGTATGGGATGGCCGAGGATGCCCAGGTCCGGGCGCTCGACGTCCGTGCCGACGGCGTGGGGATGCGCTTCACGCTGCGGCGCGAGCAGGGGAACGATCTCGCCGTGCGCCTCAATCTCCCCGGCGAACACAATGTCCGGAACGCACTGGCCGCGATCGCCGTCGCGCAGGAGATCGGCGTTGCCGACGAACACATCCTGGAGGCGCTCGATGCGTTCAAGGGCGTGGGCCGCCGGTTCGCGCGGCTGGGCGAGATCCCGATCGCCGGAGGAAGCTTCACGCTGATCGACGACTACGGGCACCACCCCGTCGAGATGGCCGCCACCTTGCGGGCGGCGCGCGGCGCGTTCCCGGACCGGCGCATCGTGCTCGTCTTTCAGCCGCATCGCTACACGCGCACGCGCGACTGCTTCGAGGACTTCGTTGCCGTGCTCTCCCAGGCCGACGCGCTGGTCCTCACCGAGGTGTATCCCGCCGGCGAGGCGCCGCTGGTCGCCGCCGACGGCCGCAGCCTGGCGCGCGCCTTGCGCCTGGGCGGTCGCATCGAGCCGATCTTCGTCGAGGACGTCGAGGCCCTGCCGCAGGCGATCCGGGACGCGGCGCGCCCGGGCGACGTGGTGATCATGATGGGTGCGGGATCGATCGGCGCCGTGGCGCAGAAACTGGGGAGCGGCGCATGA
- a CDS encoding UDP-N-acetylglucosamine--N-acetylmuramyl-(pentapeptide) pyrophosphoryl-undecaprenol N-acetylglucosamine transferase — protein MSTVAPSRGVSRPPALLIAAAGTGGHVMPGLAVADALRARGWNTAWLGTQAGMERTLVERAGLPFHAIAFSSVRGKGLRKLLLGPLHLAKAVRDSVRILRRTAPQVVFTTGGYIAVPAGLAAAWTRRPLVFLNADAAPQLSLRILLRFVPVVRTVLCGFDGTAAQLAGAKSRVSGTPVRAEIAAVPDPAGRYLDKAKAAEPFQLLVMGGSLGARVFNETVPRALKRIEPMHRPRVLHQCGARNEEATRAAYAQAGVEAEVVPFLDDVAARYAQADLVLCRAGAVTVSELCAAGVASVLVPFLASTTSHQRDNAEFLAGHGAAIHLPQSGFNDRSLARILEELDRASLAQMAQRARTLGKPHATETAADEIERLAGALEKSR, from the coding sequence ATGAGCACCGTCGCTCCCTCGCGCGGCGTGTCCCGGCCCCCGGCGCTGCTGATCGCCGCGGCGGGCACCGGCGGTCACGTCATGCCCGGCCTCGCAGTGGCGGACGCCTTGCGCGCCCGCGGCTGGAACACGGCATGGCTCGGCACGCAGGCCGGAATGGAACGGACCCTGGTCGAGCGCGCCGGACTGCCGTTCCATGCCATCGCGTTTTCGAGCGTGCGCGGCAAGGGCCTGAGGAAATTGTTGCTGGGTCCCCTGCACCTCGCGAAGGCGGTGCGCGACAGCGTGCGGATCCTGCGGCGGACGGCGCCTCAGGTGGTGTTTACGACCGGAGGCTACATCGCCGTTCCCGCGGGGCTGGCGGCAGCATGGACGCGCCGTCCGCTGGTGTTTCTCAACGCCGACGCGGCGCCCCAGCTTTCCTTGCGCATCCTGCTGCGCTTCGTGCCCGTCGTACGCACCGTCCTCTGCGGCTTCGACGGCACGGCCGCGCAGCTGGCGGGAGCCAAGTCGCGGGTGAGCGGCACGCCCGTTCGCGCGGAAATCGCAGCCGTCCCGGATCCCGCCGGCCGATATCTCGACAAGGCGAAGGCTGCCGAACCATTCCAGCTCTTGGTCATGGGAGGAAGCCTGGGTGCGCGGGTGTTCAACGAGACGGTGCCGCGCGCTTTGAAGCGGATCGAGCCGATGCACCGCCCGCGCGTCCTGCACCAGTGCGGTGCCCGCAACGAGGAAGCGACGCGCGCCGCGTACGCGCAGGCCGGAGTCGAGGCCGAGGTGGTCCCGTTTCTGGACGATGTGGCGGCCCGCTACGCGCAGGCCGACCTGGTGCTGTGCCGCGCCGGCGCGGTCACGGTGTCGGAATTGTGCGCGGCGGGCGTGGCGTCCGTCCTCGTGCCGTTTCTCGCATCGACGACATCGCACCAGCGCGACAACGCCGAATTCCTTGCCGGGCATGGCGCGGCGATCCATCTGCCGCAGTCGGGCTTCAACGATCGGTCGCTGGCCCGGATCCTGGAAGAGCTCGATCGGGCGAGCCTCGCGCAGATGGCGCAGCGCGCCCGCACCTTGGGCAAGCCCCATGCCACCGAAACCGCCGCCGATGAAATCGAACGACTTGCCGGCGCTTTGGAAAAATCGCGATGA
- a CDS encoding cell division protein FtsW, whose amino-acid sequence MILPRWIASQAGKRRNEGAPEAAPRRGSGHAALALAGFGPVSARPAGRDAESAAGARLVDWPLITVIAGLLLFGMVMVYSASVPLAESPRYHVTPVYFLIRHVLSIGAALLVALAAYRIPASHWQRLAPLCFLASAALLVIVLIPGVGKGALGARRWVGYGGVHLQPSELMKIACALYAADFTVRKQDFMHDFRKGFAPMAGVMAIVGVLLLLQPDLGAFGVTVAISMGILFLGGVNGRLFTSIAGALVAAFGAVIWASPWRRARIFAYLDPWSQHNALGRGYQLTHSLIAFGRGEWFGVGLGASVEKLNYLPEAHTDFILAVIGEELGLAGVLVVIVAFYWIVKRAFEIGRQAVAVERTYAGLVAQGIGIWIGLQAFINMGVATGLLPTKGLTLPLMSYGGSAMMSSMIALAILLRVDHENRVLMHGGRVRG is encoded by the coding sequence ATGATCCTGCCGCGGTGGATCGCTTCGCAAGCGGGCAAGCGCCGGAACGAAGGCGCGCCCGAAGCGGCGCCGCGCCGGGGGTCGGGGCATGCAGCGCTTGCGCTGGCCGGCTTCGGTCCGGTTTCCGCTCGCCCGGCCGGTCGGGACGCGGAATCGGCGGCCGGCGCGCGCCTCGTCGATTGGCCGCTGATCACCGTGATCGCCGGATTGCTGTTGTTCGGCATGGTGATGGTCTATTCCGCATCGGTTCCGCTTGCCGAATCGCCGCGCTATCACGTCACCCCCGTGTATTTCCTGATCCGCCATGTCCTTTCGATCGGCGCCGCCCTGCTGGTGGCGCTTGCGGCATATCGGATCCCGGCGTCGCATTGGCAGCGGCTGGCACCCTTGTGCTTCCTGGCCTCGGCGGCGCTGCTGGTCATCGTCCTGATCCCGGGGGTCGGAAAGGGGGCGCTCGGTGCGCGGCGCTGGGTGGGATACGGCGGGGTACACCTGCAGCCTTCCGAGCTCATGAAGATCGCCTGCGCGCTATACGCCGCGGACTTCACCGTGCGCAAGCAGGATTTCATGCATGATTTCCGCAAGGGGTTCGCGCCGATGGCCGGCGTGATGGCGATCGTCGGGGTGCTGCTGCTCCTGCAGCCCGACCTGGGCGCCTTCGGCGTGACGGTCGCGATCAGCATGGGCATCCTGTTCCTGGGCGGCGTCAACGGCCGATTGTTCACGTCGATCGCCGGCGCCCTGGTCGCCGCGTTCGGCGCGGTGATCTGGGCGAGTCCCTGGCGGCGGGCACGGATCTTCGCCTATCTCGATCCCTGGTCGCAGCACAATGCCCTCGGCCGCGGCTATCAACTCACCCACTCCTTGATCGCGTTCGGTCGCGGCGAGTGGTTCGGCGTCGGCCTGGGCGCGAGCGTCGAAAAGCTCAACTACCTTCCCGAAGCCCACACCGACTTCATCCTGGCGGTCATTGGTGAGGAACTGGGGTTGGCGGGTGTGCTCGTGGTGATCGTCGCGTTCTACTGGATCGTCAAACGCGCCTTCGAAATTGGCCGGCAGGCGGTCGCGGTGGAGCGGACCTACGCCGGTCTCGTCGCGCAGGGAATCGGCATCTGGATCGGGCTGCAGGCTTTCATCAACATGGGCGTTGCCACGGGTCTGCTGCCGACCAAGGGCTTGACGCTGCCATTGATGAGCTACGGCGGCTCGGCGATGATGAGTTCGATGATCGCGTTGGCGATCCTGCTGCGCGTCGATCACGAAAATCGCGTGCTGATGCACGGCGGGAGGGTGCGCGGATGA
- a CDS encoding UDP-N-acetylmuramoylalanine--D-glutamate ligase — protein sequence MKRALILGLGESGLAMARWLARDGWAVQVADTRAQPPMRDALRAAVPEAMFRQAAFGTELLQAALPPSAAAMAGPEPGAEPATDVRLLAVSPGLSPRDPALRAMLDAAAAAGIETVGEIELFARALAHLRQEREYAPKLIGITGTNGKTTTTRMVAAMIARWGRSVGVAGNISPSALDALCAALDADALPAYWVLELSSFQLASTRSLACDAAVVLNVTQDHLDWHESMQDYAASKARIYAPETYAVVNRDDPFVRRMGPNAEPDVAASEAPAGRRAKKRSKRDGVVAPGASFGADAPVAPGQFGLVREGGLAWLACTDDAPLVRRRRKPAAVPAADGAGPVAAEVAPAPVPISDEEPLHVHRLMPADALGVRGLHNAMNALAALALARAVGCPLAPALRALQAFRGEPHRTQTVATVDGVEYVDDSKGTNVGATVAALEGLAAGGRRIVAILGGDGKGQSFAPLADAVRAAARAVVCIGRDAPQIEHAVRETGVACVRAEDLPAAVRAAAGLARSGDIVLLSPACASFDMFRNYAHRAEVFAAAVAELARAADGPADEAIDAAGGESASADRETP from the coding sequence ATGAAACGCGCACTGATCCTGGGTCTGGGGGAGAGCGGGCTGGCGATGGCGCGCTGGCTTGCGCGCGACGGCTGGGCCGTCCAGGTGGCCGACACCCGTGCCCAACCGCCGATGCGCGACGCATTGCGTGCCGCGGTGCCCGAGGCGATGTTCCGCCAGGCGGCGTTCGGAACCGAACTGCTCCAGGCCGCACTGCCGCCGTCTGCGGCCGCGATGGCAGGGCCGGAGCCTGGGGCGGAACCTGCGACCGACGTGCGCCTGCTGGCGGTGAGCCCGGGCCTGTCGCCGCGCGATCCGGCCTTGCGCGCCATGCTGGATGCGGCGGCCGCCGCCGGCATCGAGACGGTCGGCGAGATCGAACTCTTCGCCCGGGCGTTGGCCCACCTGCGGCAGGAGCGCGAATACGCGCCCAAGCTGATCGGCATCACCGGGACGAACGGCAAGACCACCACCACCCGCATGGTTGCGGCGATGATCGCGCGCTGGGGGCGCAGCGTGGGGGTTGCCGGCAACATTTCCCCCAGCGCGCTCGACGCCTTGTGCGCCGCGCTCGATGCCGATGCGCTGCCGGCCTACTGGGTCCTGGAACTCTCCAGTTTCCAGCTGGCTTCGACGCGGTCTCTCGCCTGCGATGCCGCGGTCGTGCTCAACGTCACGCAGGATCACCTCGACTGGCACGAATCGATGCAGGACTACGCGGCGTCGAAGGCGCGCATTTATGCGCCCGAGACCTATGCCGTGGTCAATCGCGACGATCCGTTTGTGCGCCGGATGGGGCCGAATGCGGAGCCGGATGTCGCGGCATCGGAGGCGCCCGCGGGGAGGCGCGCGAAGAAGCGGTCGAAGCGGGACGGCGTGGTCGCGCCGGGCGCGAGTTTCGGTGCCGATGCACCGGTGGCGCCGGGTCAATTCGGCCTCGTGCGCGAGGGGGGACTGGCTTGGCTGGCCTGCACCGATGACGCGCCGCTCGTCCGGCGGCGGCGCAAGCCCGCGGCGGTTCCGGCCGCGGACGGTGCCGGTCCGGTGGCAGCGGAGGTGGCGCCGGCGCCGGTGCCGATCTCCGACGAAGAACCGTTGCATGTGCATCGCCTCATGCCGGCCGATGCGCTGGGCGTGCGCGGTCTGCACAACGCCATGAACGCATTGGCGGCCTTGGCGCTGGCCCGCGCGGTCGGCTGCCCGCTGGCGCCGGCCCTGCGCGCCTTGCAGGCGTTCCGGGGCGAACCCCATCGCACCCAGACGGTCGCGACGGTGGACGGCGTGGAATACGTCGACGACAGCAAAGGAACGAACGTCGGCGCGACCGTTGCGGCGCTGGAAGGCCTGGCTGCCGGCGGTCGGCGCATCGTCGCGATCCTCGGCGGCGATGGCAAGGGCCAGAGTTTCGCGCCGCTGGCCGATGCGGTGCGTGCGGCGGCGCGCGCAGTGGTCTGCATCGGGCGGGACGCGCCGCAGATCGAACATGCCGTGCGGGAGACCGGTGTCGCGTGCGTCCGGGCGGAAGATCTGCCGGCGGCCGTGCGCGCGGCTGCGGGTCTCGCCCGGTCCGGCGACATCGTGCTGCTCTCGCCGGCCTGTGCGAGCTTCGACATGTTCCGCAACTACGCCCACCGGGCCGAGGTGTTCGCGGCCGCGGTGGCGGAGCTCGCGCGCGCCGCCGACGGACCGGCGGACGAGGCGATCGACGCCGCTGGGGGCGAGTCCGCATCCGCGGATCGGGAGACGCCATGA
- a CDS encoding phospho-N-acetylmuramoyl-pentapeptide-transferase, which produces MLKELFQWLSHDIRAFNVFGYLTLRAVLAMATSLIIGLAAGPAVIRKLARMKFGQAVRDDGPQSHLVKSGTPTMGGALILLSIAVTTLLWADLANRFIWVVLAVTLAFGAIGWVDDYRKVVHRDPKGMPAREKYFWQSLVGVTASVYLAFAVAAPSSAQMLPLAHQWVANGFVLALPARSDLIVPFFKHFAYPMGVVGFAVLSYFVIVGASNAVNLTDGLDGLAIMPTVMIGAALGVFAYVVGRADFAHYLLFPYVPGAGELVVVCGAIAGAGLAFLWFNAYPAQVFMGDVGALALGGALGTIAVVTRQEIVLFIMGGVFVAETVSVMLQVAYFRWSGGKRIFRMAPLHHHFELSGWKETQVVVRFWIISMMLVLIGLSTLKIR; this is translated from the coding sequence ATGCTTAAGGAATTGTTTCAGTGGCTTTCCCACGATATCCGCGCGTTCAACGTGTTCGGATATCTGACGCTGCGCGCCGTGCTGGCGATGGCGACCTCGCTGATCATCGGATTGGCGGCGGGACCGGCGGTGATCCGCAAGCTCGCCCGGATGAAGTTCGGTCAGGCCGTGCGCGATGACGGTCCGCAGTCGCACCTGGTCAAGTCGGGAACGCCGACGATGGGGGGCGCGCTGATCCTGCTGTCGATCGCGGTCACCACGTTGCTGTGGGCGGATCTGGCCAACCGGTTCATCTGGGTGGTGCTTGCGGTGACGCTGGCGTTCGGGGCGATCGGCTGGGTCGACGATTACCGCAAGGTGGTCCACCGCGACCCCAAGGGCATGCCCGCACGCGAGAAATATTTCTGGCAATCGCTGGTCGGTGTCACCGCATCGGTCTACCTGGCGTTCGCGGTCGCCGCCCCGTCAAGCGCACAGATGCTGCCGCTGGCCCATCAGTGGGTCGCCAACGGATTCGTGCTCGCGCTGCCCGCACGCTCGGATCTCATCGTGCCGTTCTTCAAGCACTTCGCCTATCCGATGGGGGTGGTGGGATTCGCGGTGCTGTCCTACTTCGTGATCGTCGGTGCGAGCAATGCGGTGAATCTGACCGACGGCCTCGACGGTCTCGCGATCATGCCGACCGTGATGATCGGCGCGGCGCTGGGGGTGTTTGCCTATGTCGTCGGGCGCGCGGATTTTGCGCACTACCTGCTGTTCCCCTATGTTCCGGGCGCGGGCGAACTGGTGGTGGTCTGCGGTGCGATCGCCGGCGCCGGCCTCGCGTTTCTCTGGTTCAACGCCTACCCGGCCCAGGTCTTCATGGGAGACGTGGGCGCGCTCGCGCTGGGCGGCGCACTGGGGACGATCGCGGTGGTGACGCGCCAGGAGATCGTTCTTTTCATCATGGGCGGGGTGTTCGTCGCGGAAACCGTATCGGTGATGCTGCAGGTGGCCTATTTCCGCTGGAGCGGCGGCAAGCGCATCTTCCGCATGGCGCCCCTGCACCATCATTTCGAGCTGTCGGGCTGGAAGGAGACCCAGGTCGTCGTGCGGTTCTGGATCATCAGCATGATGCTGGTGCTGATCGGCCTTTCCACCTTGAAGATCCGGTGA
- a CDS encoding UDP-N-acetylmuramoyl-tripeptide--D-alanyl-D-alanine ligase, which produces MRLESWLAALQSAGFAAQIIGDAGTLVTGVSIDTRTISPGAIYVALRGDRFDGHDFAADAGRRGAAALLVERALPLPLPQLVVSDTRRALGAIAAHWRDRFAVPLIAVVGSNGKTTTTQMIASILAHAYGERGGRPAWFATRGNRNNEVGVPLMLLELDSVHRAVVLELGMNHPGEIGVLCRWARPTVTLVTNAQREHQEFLDSVEATARENGAAIAGLPEGGTAVFPSDDACAPIWRELAAERPTIEFAIARDADEMAAAARSRGPRVRIAARICAAAHGSLLEVASPWGEITAQLATVGKHNARNALAAAAAGLAIGIAPAVIERGLSAFQPVAGRGVVLAGRNGATIIDDSYNANPDSVRAAIDLLAGQPGGAAHGSAQGPARILILGDMGETGARGVEFHCEVGAYARARGIDHLLALGELAREAVAAFGEGGAHFGAVEDLNAAAIALTGAHRTFLVKGSRFMHMERVVAALGRPVGHPDAPLSAESDPHA; this is translated from the coding sequence ATGCGACTCGAATCCTGGCTCGCAGCGCTGCAATCCGCCGGGTTCGCCGCGCAGATCATCGGCGACGCCGGAACCCTCGTCACGGGGGTCTCGATCGACACGAGGACCATTTCCCCGGGTGCGATCTATGTGGCGTTGCGCGGCGACCGCTTCGACGGCCATGATTTCGCCGCCGATGCCGGCCGCCGCGGCGCCGCGGCGCTGCTGGTGGAGCGGGCGCTGCCGCTGCCCCTGCCGCAACTCGTCGTGTCCGATACGCGCCGTGCACTGGGCGCCATCGCGGCGCATTGGCGCGACCGCTTCGCGGTGCCGCTGATCGCGGTCGTGGGCAGCAACGGCAAGACGACGACGACGCAGATGATCGCCTCGATCCTGGCGCACGCCTATGGCGAGCGCGGCGGACGGCCGGCCTGGTTTGCGACCCGAGGCAACCGCAACAACGAGGTCGGCGTACCCCTGATGCTGCTTGAACTCGATTCCGTCCATCGCGCGGTCGTGCTGGAACTGGGGATGAATCACCCGGGGGAGATCGGCGTTCTTTGCCGGTGGGCGCGGCCGACGGTGACGCTGGTGACCAATGCCCAGCGCGAACACCAGGAATTTCTCGATTCCGTCGAGGCGACCGCCCGCGAGAACGGGGCTGCGATCGCGGGGCTGCCGGAAGGCGGCACGGCGGTGTTCCCGAGCGATGACGCCTGTGCGCCGATCTGGCGCGAACTTGCCGCGGAACGGCCGACGATCGAGTTCGCGATTGCCCGGGATGCCGACGAGATGGCGGCCGCGGCGCGGTCGCGGGGGCCGCGGGTGCGGATCGCCGCACGCATCTGTGCCGCCGCACACGGCAGTCTGCTGGAGGTCGCCTCGCCCTGGGGCGAGATCACCGCGCAACTGGCCACGGTCGGCAAACACAATGCGCGCAACGCCCTCGCGGCGGCGGCGGCAGGTCTGGCCATCGGCATCGCGCCGGCAGTGATCGAACGGGGGCTGTCGGCGTTTCAGCCGGTTGCTGGGCGCGGCGTGGTGCTGGCCGGCCGAAACGGCGCCACGATCATCGACGATTCCTACAACGCCAATCCGGATTCCGTGCGCGCGGCGATCGATCTTCTCGCCGGGCAGCCGGGTGGCGCGGCCCACGGCTCCGCGCAAGGCCCCGCGCGGATCCTGATCCTGGGCGACATGGGGGAAACCGGTGCGCGCGGCGTGGAATTCCATTGCGAAGTCGGCGCGTATGCGCGCGCGCGGGGCATCGATCACCTGTTGGCACTGGGCGAACTGGCGCGCGAGGCGGTCGCGGCGTTTGGCGAGGGCGGGGCGCATTTCGGCGCAGTCGAAGACCTCAATGCCGCGGCGATCGCCCTCACGGGAGCCCACCGGACCTTCCTGGTGAAGGGGTCGCGATTCATGCACATGGAGCGCGTGGTGGCGGCCCTGGGTCGTCCTGTCGGCCACCCCGATGCGCCGCTTTCCGCCGAATCGGATCCGCATGCTTAA
- a CDS encoding UDP-N-acetylmuramoyl-tripeptide--D-alanyl-D-alanine ligase has translation MRAATPIPRAVADWMRQYASADAHLRIDSRAVAAGDVFVALRGRNIDGRRYIEQAFAQGAVAVLVDETPDAALAGAAAEPCFGSLVGDRRLPVAGLAGMLGAIAAEFYDHPGDRMLMVGVTGTNGKTSSCQWIAQCLERAGRRCGMIGTLGCGFPGDLHTEGSRLTTPDAAGLQRTLRDLLDGGARAVAMEVSSIGVDQRRIDGTPFDIGLFTNLTRDHLDYHGDMESYAAAKRRFLHWPTLSHAVLNLDDEFGRRTAAELVHRGSRVTGFGTREEHVAMHGLAASLCAEDITHHGAGLRFRIRCRRTEPGKAPTVEDAVVTTALVGDFNVANLLGVAGVLLACELPLAFVAEALSGLRPPPGRMQFVDAGDAAPLVVVDYAHTPDAIAKALHALRPLAQVRSGQLRIVFGAGGDRDRGKRPLMGAAASRGADAVVLTSDNPRAEDPARILDEIAVGVVPGTPLWRDVDRAAAIEAAIRDAQPCDVILIAGKGHEDYQEIGGRRLPFSDFETASVALAARTSVAGRSR, from the coding sequence ATGCGCGCCGCGACACCGATTCCCCGCGCCGTTGCCGACTGGATGCGTCAGTACGCGTCGGCCGACGCCCACCTGCGGATCGACAGCCGCGCGGTGGCGGCGGGGGACGTGTTCGTGGCGCTGCGCGGCCGCAACATCGACGGGCGGCGATACATCGAACAGGCCTTCGCCCAGGGGGCGGTCGCCGTGCTGGTCGACGAGACGCCCGACGCCGCGCTGGCGGGCGCCGCGGCGGAGCCGTGTTTCGGATCCCTGGTCGGCGACCGGCGCCTGCCGGTGGCCGGGCTCGCCGGCATGCTGGGCGCGATCGCGGCCGAGTTCTACGACCATCCGGGCGATCGCATGCTGATGGTGGGCGTCACCGGCACCAATGGCAAGACCTCGAGTTGCCAGTGGATCGCGCAATGTCTCGAGCGCGCCGGGCGTCGCTGCGGAATGATCGGCACCCTGGGTTGCGGCTTTCCGGGTGACCTGCATACGGAAGGATCCCGGCTCACCACACCCGACGCCGCCGGTCTGCAGCGCACGCTGCGCGACCTGCTCGACGGTGGCGCCCGGGCGGTGGCGATGGAAGTCTCCTCGATCGGCGTCGATCAGCGCCGCATCGATGGCACGCCCTTCGACATCGGTCTGTTCACCAATCTCACCCGGGATCATCTCGACTACCACGGCGACATGGAATCGTATGCGGCGGCAAAGCGCCGCTTCCTGCACTGGCCGACCCTGTCGCATGCCGTGCTCAACCTCGACGACGAGTTCGGCCGCCGCACGGCGGCGGAACTGGTGCATCGCGGCTCGCGGGTGACCGGCTTCGGCACGCGGGAAGAGCATGTCGCCATGCACGGCCTGGCCGCCTCGCTGTGCGCCGAGGACATCACGCACCATGGCGCCGGCCTGCGTTTCCGGATCCGCTGCCGGCGCACGGAGCCGGGCAAGGCGCCGACCGTGGAAGATGCGGTCGTCACGACGGCCCTGGTCGGGGACTTCAACGTCGCCAACCTGCTGGGCGTGGCGGGCGTGCTGCTGGCCTGCGAACTGCCCCTGGCCTTCGTCGCCGAAGCCCTGAGCGGATTGCGCCCTCCGCCCGGCCGCATGCAGTTCGTCGACGCCGGCGATGCCGCGCCCTTGGTGGTGGTCGATTACGCCCACACGCCGGACGCCATCGCGAAGGCTTTGCACGCGCTGCGGCCGCTCGCCCAGGTGCGTTCGGGGCAGCTCCGGATCGTGTTCGGCGCGGGCGGCGACCGCGACCGCGGCAAGCGCCCGTTGATGGGCGCTGCCGCATCGCGCGGCGCCGATGCCGTGGTGTTGACCAGCGACAACCCGCGCGCGGAGGATCCTGCGCGCATTCTCGACGAGATCGCCGTCGGCGTTGTGCCGGGGACGCCGCTGTGGCGCGACGTCGATCGCGCGGCCGCGATCGAAGCCGCGATCCGCGACGCGCAGCCTTGCGACGTGATCCTGATCGCCGGCAAGGGCCACGAGGATTACCAGGAGATCGGTGGCCGGCGCCTGCCGTTTTCCGATTTCGAAACAGCGAGTGTGGCGCTGGCTGCGCGGACTTCGGTGGCGGGGCGGTCCCGATGA